From Vicugna pacos chromosome 6, VicPac4, whole genome shotgun sequence, a single genomic window includes:
- the LOC102533260 gene encoding olfactory receptor 4F3/4F16/4F29 — MDGGNHSVVSEFVFLGLTHSWEVQLLLLVFSSVLYVASMTGNTLIVFSVTTDPHLHSPMYFLLASLSFIDLGACSVTSPKMIYDLFRKRKAISFGGCIAQIFFIHVIGGVEMVLLIAMAFDRYVAICKPLHYQTIMSSRICILFLGAAWALGVSHSLFQLAFIVNLPFCGPNVLDSFYCDLPRLLRLACTDTYRLQFMVTVNSGFICVGSFFILLISYIFILFTVWKHSSGGSSKALSTLLAHITVVIFFFGPTMFVYTWPHPNSQMDKFLALSDAVLTPFLNPVIYTFRNKDMKAAMKRVFGSLVILRTIS; from the coding sequence ATGGATGGAGGGAATCACTCAGTTGTGTCTGAGTTTGTGTTTCTGGGACTCACTCATTCATGGGAGGTCCAGCTTCTCCTCCTGGTGTTCTCCTCCGTGCTCTATGTGGCAAGCATGACTGGGAACACCCTCATTGTGTTTTCTGTGACCACTGATCCTCACTTACACTCCCCCATGTACTTCCTGTTGGCCAGTCTCTCCTTCATTGACTTAGGAGCCTGCTCTGTCACCTCACCCAAGATGATCTATGACCTCTTCAGAAAGCGTAAAGCCATCTCCTTTGGAGGCTGCATTGCTCAGATCTTCTTCATCCACGTCATTGGTGGTGTGGAGATGGTGCTGCTCATCGCCATGGCCTTTGACAGATACGTGGCCATATGCAAGCCTCTCCACTATCAGACTATCATGAGCTCACGAATATGCATTTTGTTCCTGGGTGCCGCCTGGGCCCTTGGTGTCAGCCACTCACTGTTCCAACTAGCATTTATTGTTAATTTACCCTTCTGTGGTCCTAATGTATTGGACAGCTTTTACTGTGACCTTCCTCGGCTCCTCAGACTGGCCTGTACCGACACTTACAGGTTGCAGTTCATGGTCACTGTCAACAGTGGGTTTATCTGTGTTGGTTCTTTCTTTATACTCCTCATCTCCTACATCTTCATCCTGTTTACTGTTTGGAAACATTCCTCAGGTGGTTCATCCAAAGCCCTCTCCACTTTGTTAGCTCATATTActgttgtaatttttttctttggtccAACCATGTTTGTCTATACTTGGCCACACCCCAATTCAcaaatggacaagtttcttgCTCTTTCTGATGCAGttctcactccttttttgaatcCAGTCATCTATACATTCAGGAATAAAGACATGAAGGCAGCAATGAAGAGAGTGTTTGGATCATTAGTGATTCTTAGAACgatttcataa
- the LOC140697098 gene encoding olfactory receptor 4F3/4F16/4F29, protein MDGGNHSFVSEFVFLGLTHSWEVQLLLLVFSSVLYVASMTGNTLIVFSVTTDPHLHSPMYFLLASLSFIDLGACSVTSPKMICDLFRKRKAISFGGCIAQIFFIHVIGGVEMVLLIAMAFDRYVAICKPLHYQTIMSSRICILFLGAAWALGVSHSLFQLAFIVNLPFCGPNVLDSFYCDLPRLLRLACTDTYRLQFMVTVNSGFICVGSFFILLISYIFILFTVWKHSSGGSSKALSTLSAHITVVLLFFGPTMFVYTWPHPNSQMDKFLAIFDAVLTPFLNPVIYTFRNKEMKAAMKRVCKQLVIYRKIS, encoded by the coding sequence ATGGATGGAGGGAATCACTCATTTGTGTCTGAGTTTGTGTTTCTGGGACTCACTCATTCATGGGAGGTCCAGCTTCTCCTCCTGGTGTTCTCCTCTGTGCTCTATGTGGCAAGCATGACTGGGAACACCCTCATTGTGTTTTCTGTGACCACTGATCCTCACTTACACTCCCCCATGTACTTCCTGTTGGCCAGTCTCTCCTTCATTGACTTAGGAGCCTGCTCTGTCACCTCACCCAAGATGATCTGTGACCTCTTCAGAAAGCGTAAAGCCATCTCCTTTGGAGGCTGCATTGCTCAGATCTTCTTCATCCACGTCATTGGTGGTGTGGAGATGGTGCTGCTCATCGCCATGGCCTTTGACAGATACGTGGCCATATGCAAGCCTCTCCACTATCAGACTATCATGAGCTCACGAATATGCATTTTGTTCCTGGGTGCCGCCTGGGCCCTTGGTGTCAGCCACTCACTGTTCCAACTAGCATTTATTGTTAATTTACCCTTCTGTGGTCCTAATGTATTGGACAGCTTTTACTGTGACCTTCCTCGGCTCCTCAGACTGGCCTGTACCGACACTTACAGGTTGCAGTTCATGGTCACTGTCAACAGTGGGTTTATCTGTGTTGGTTCTTTCTTTATACTCCTCATCTCCTACATCTTCATCCTGTTTACTGTTTGGAAACATTCCTCAGGTGGTTCATCCAAAGCCCTCTCCACTTTGTCAGCTCACATTACTGTGGTCCTTTTGTTCTTTGGTCCAACCATGTTTGTCTATACATGGCCACACCCCAATTCACAAATGGATAAGTTTCTTGCTATTTTTGATGCAGttctcactccttttttgaatcCAGTCATCTATACATTCAGGAATAAAGAGATGAAAGCAGCAATGAAGAGAGTATGCAAACAGCTAGTGATTTATAGGAAGATTTCATAA
- the LOC102533729 gene encoding olfactory receptor 4F3/4F16/4F29-like codes for MDGANHSMVTEFVFLGLTSFWESQLLFLFASIFCVASMMGNSLIILTVISDPHLHSPMYFLLANLSFIDVGVSSVTSPKMIYDLFKKRKVISFGGCITQIFFIHVIAGVEMVLLIAMAFDRYVAICKPLHYLTIMSQKMCILLLVAAWIIGLIHSVIQLIFVIKLPFCGPNVLDSFYCDFPRFIRLACTDTYRLEFMVTANSGFISLGSFFILIVSYIFILITVQKQSSGSSSKALSTLSTHVMVVVLFFGPCIFVYIWPHSTSHLDKFLAVFDAVLTPFLNSVIYTFRNKEMKVAMRKVFSQFIIYRRIS; via the coding sequence ATGGATGGAGCAAATCACTCCATGGTGACAGAGTTCGTGTTCCTGGGACTCACTAGTTTCTGGGAAAGCCAACTTCTCTTTTTGTTTGCCTCCATTTTTTGTGTGGCAAGCATGATGGGAAACTCCCTCATTATTCTCACTGTGATTTCTGACCCTCACTTACACTCCCCCATGTACTTTCTGTTGGCCAACCTCTCCTTCATTGACGTGGGAGTTTCTTCTGTCACTTCTCCCAAGATGATTTATGACCTTTTCAAAAAGCGTAAAGTCATCTCCTTTGGTGGGTGCATCACTCAGATCTTCTTCATCCATGTCATTGCTGGTGTGGAGATGGTGCTGCTCATCGCCATGGCCTTTGACAGATACGTTGCCATATGTAAGCCTCTTCACTATTTGACTATTATGAGccaaaaaatgtgtattctgcttctGGTTGCTGCATGGATAATTGGCTTGATTCACTCTGTGATTCAGctgatttttgttattaaattgccATTCTGTGGGCCTAATGTATTAGATAGCTTTTACTGCGACTTTCCTCGTTTCATCAGACTTGCCTGCACAGATACCTACAGGCTAGAGTTCATGGTGACAGCCAACAGTGGGTTTATATCTCTGGGATCATTCTTCATATTGATTGTCTCCTACATTTTCATCCTCATCACTGTTCAGAAACAGTCTTCAGGTAGCTCATCTAAGGCCCTCTCCACTTTGTCAACTCATGTCATGGTGGTGGttttgttctttggtccttgcaTCTTTGTTTATATCTGGCCTCACTCCACATCACACCTAGACAAATTCCTTGCTGTTTTTGATGCAGTTCTCACTCcctttttaaattcagttatcTATACATTcaggaacaaagaaatgaaagtggCAATGAGGAAAGTATTCAgtcaatttattatttatagaaggATTTCTTAA